The Candidatus Koribacter versatilis Ellin345 genome has a segment encoding these proteins:
- the rmuC gene encoding DNA recombination protein RmuC: MGSLIFAASVSAVVAFAITYFALRSQSAAAVARLSVAERELVTARMEAANKSSQASQLDRELAGLRATLDAEKKAADEKLAAVLQARDDMKAQFEALAASTLQANSRSFLDLAQTKLTDFQNQAKGDLNERQQAIENLVKPIHESLTKFDGQIQQIEKSRNEAYGSLLNQLQTLTQSNDQLRVQTGALVTALRAPQGRGRWGEIQLRRVAEMAGMINRCDFLEQEHLSTEDGGLRPDMVVKLPGGKTVVVDAKTPLAAYLSALEATSDTERAEFLRQHAAQVRVHIKKLGAKSYWEQFENAPEMVVMFLPNEAFFSAALAEDPTLIEAGVADKVIIASPTTLIALLRAVHYGWQQQEIARNAVEVSQLGKDLYERLCTMVGYFEDVGGKLDGAVKAYNKAVSSLESRVLSKARKFPDLAIQIKEEIPQIEQIEPTTKKLQAGDWTQEAEQLPLVDKAGV; the protein is encoded by the coding sequence ATGGGCTCCCTTATTTTTGCGGCCAGCGTCAGCGCAGTGGTTGCTTTCGCAATCACCTACTTCGCTCTTCGCTCGCAGTCCGCCGCGGCCGTGGCACGGCTTTCGGTCGCCGAGCGCGAACTGGTAACCGCACGCATGGAAGCAGCGAATAAAAGCTCGCAGGCTTCGCAACTCGACCGCGAACTCGCTGGGCTGCGCGCTACTTTGGACGCTGAAAAGAAGGCTGCTGACGAAAAACTTGCCGCGGTCCTCCAGGCACGCGACGACATGAAGGCACAGTTCGAGGCGCTTGCCGCATCCACGCTTCAAGCCAATAGCCGGTCATTCCTTGATTTGGCGCAGACCAAGCTTACCGATTTCCAGAACCAGGCCAAGGGCGATCTCAACGAACGGCAGCAAGCCATTGAGAACCTGGTTAAGCCGATCCACGAGAGCCTGACGAAATTCGACGGACAGATCCAGCAGATTGAAAAATCGCGCAACGAGGCATATGGATCGCTGCTGAACCAACTGCAGACGCTGACGCAGTCGAATGACCAGCTGCGGGTGCAGACCGGAGCGCTGGTTACCGCGCTGCGCGCGCCACAGGGGCGCGGACGTTGGGGGGAAATCCAGTTGCGTCGTGTTGCCGAGATGGCGGGGATGATCAATCGCTGCGACTTCCTCGAGCAGGAACACCTCTCTACGGAAGACGGCGGTCTGCGTCCGGATATGGTCGTGAAGCTGCCCGGCGGCAAGACCGTGGTCGTTGACGCGAAGACTCCGCTTGCGGCTTATTTGAGCGCGCTCGAAGCGACGAGCGATACCGAGCGCGCTGAGTTTCTGCGGCAGCACGCGGCGCAGGTTCGGGTGCACATCAAGAAATTGGGAGCGAAGAGCTACTGGGAGCAGTTTGAAAATGCTCCTGAGATGGTCGTGATGTTCCTGCCGAACGAAGCGTTCTTCAGCGCTGCGCTTGCCGAAGATCCGACGCTGATCGAAGCGGGCGTTGCCGACAAGGTCATCATCGCGTCGCCGACTACGCTGATCGCGCTGCTCCGCGCTGTCCATTACGGATGGCAGCAGCAGGAGATCGCGCGCAATGCGGTCGAGGTCAGCCAACTTGGCAAAGATCTCTACGAACGGTTGTGCACGATGGTGGGCTACTTCGAAGACGTGGGCGGCAAACTGGATGGCGCGGTGAAGGCATACAACAAAGCTGTGTCGTCGCTGGAATCGCGTGTACTTTCGAAGGCGCGCAAGTTTCCCGACCTCGCCATACAAATCAAAGAAGAGATCCCGCAGATCGAACAGATTGAGCCCACCACGAAGAAACTTCAGGCAGGCGATTGGACCCAGGAAGCCGAACAACTTCCGCTTGTGGATAAGGCCGGCGTCTGA
- a CDS encoding CAP domain-containing protein, with the protein MFKRLLILCLLSAPLFAAGQRASDFDPKAEDEIIALINQERTQRGLAPLIKDDRLTRAARVHTQLMVEKHELSHRLAEEPALRERVSVTGISFNAAGENVAYDANVQHAHVEFMHSPGHRANILGAKFNSVGVGVLRSGNLVWVTEDFAERIGVTSASEAAGIVINKFAAMRRAAGSPPATEHALPELGKMACDMAHKDHLDSHEAKNLPNVHEVMVWATPNPAELPSKLKNLADDRNSTTYSLGVCFAASPTYPSKVFWMVMTLY; encoded by the coding sequence TTGTTCAAACGTCTTTTGATTCTTTGTCTTCTGAGCGCTCCGCTGTTCGCAGCCGGCCAGCGCGCTAGCGATTTCGACCCCAAGGCCGAGGACGAAATCATCGCTCTTATCAACCAGGAACGGACCCAGCGTGGCCTCGCGCCGCTGATTAAAGATGATCGTCTAACTCGCGCCGCTCGCGTGCATACCCAATTAATGGTCGAGAAGCACGAACTCAGCCATCGCCTGGCGGAAGAACCTGCGTTGCGCGAACGGGTTTCCGTGACCGGCATCAGCTTCAATGCTGCCGGAGAAAACGTCGCCTACGACGCCAACGTCCAGCACGCACACGTTGAGTTCATGCACTCGCCGGGCCATCGCGCGAACATCCTCGGCGCCAAGTTCAATTCCGTTGGCGTGGGCGTTCTTCGCAGCGGCAACCTGGTCTGGGTCACCGAAGACTTTGCCGAGCGCATAGGTGTCACTTCGGCTTCGGAAGCCGCAGGCATTGTGATAAACAAATTCGCCGCCATGCGTCGCGCCGCCGGATCACCACCAGCCACGGAACATGCGCTCCCGGAACTCGGCAAGATGGCGTGCGACATGGCGCATAAGGACCATCTCGACAGCCATGAAGCGAAAAATCTGCCGAACGTTCACGAAGTGATGGTGTGGGCCACGCCGAACCCAGCTGAGCTTCCCTCGAAACTGAAGAACCTCGCGGACGATCGCAATTCCACGACCTATTCTCTCGGCGTGTGCTTCGCAGCCAGCCCAACCTATCCGAGCAAAGTCTTCTGGATGGTGATGACGCTCTACTGA
- a CDS encoding acyl-CoA thioesterase has translation MSSATVLDTRLRVRYAETDQMNVVYHSNYIIWFEVGRVEFMRQLGFTYREMEQQEQLHLPVVEVRCRYKASARYDDEITIRTHIARLRSSLIQFAYEILRVEDGLLLAEGESTHVVVNAEMQKVPFPEKYMSVFRQAAGRAVETQAEAE, from the coding sequence GTGAGTTCCGCAACCGTCCTCGATACTCGCCTGCGCGTGCGCTATGCCGAAACCGACCAGATGAACGTGGTGTATCACTCGAACTACATCATCTGGTTTGAGGTGGGCCGGGTGGAGTTCATGCGGCAACTTGGCTTCACCTATCGCGAGATGGAACAGCAGGAGCAATTGCATCTTCCCGTCGTCGAGGTACGCTGCCGCTACAAGGCGTCGGCGCGGTATGACGATGAGATTACGATCCGCACTCACATCGCGCGACTGCGCTCCTCGCTGATTCAGTTTGCCTACGAGATATTGCGGGTCGAAGACGGCCTGCTGCTCGCAGAAGGCGAGAGCACGCACGTCGTGGTGAATGCCGAGATGCAGAAGGTCCCGTTTCCCGAGAAATATATGAGCGTTTTCCGGCAGGCCGCAGGCCGCGCGGTTGAGACGCAAGCTGAGGCTGAATGA
- the hutH gene encoding histidine ammonia-lyase: MKALHLTGNTLTLDEVREVVYEQRPVLLDSDARAAVDRARAVIEDVVANDRLAYAVTTGVGKLSDVRIPPAENRTLQLNLMRSHAVGVGDPLSEQVSRAMMLLRANSLCKGWSGVRGLVIDTLCEMLNRGVHPVIPSQGSVGASGDLAPLAHQGLVLIGEGEAFYQGKRVSGAEALRAAGIKPITLEAKETISLINGTQAMLAVGLLAVLDAEILAETADAVGALALDVLQGTDAAFDERIHKARPHSGQIQVAANLRRLLAGSQIHESHKDCARVQDAYSLRCMPQVHGAVRDTIHYCRSVFEVEMNSAVDNPLVFPEPKKVGERSDAPVHGDIISGGNFHGEPVAFALDFLAIALSALAGISERRIERLVNPALSEGLPAFLAPGAGLNSGFMMPQVTAAALVSENKVLSHPASVDSITTSGNKEDFVSMGMTAALKLQRIVQNTRNVMAIEALAAAQALDFKAPLKTTKLLQKVHAAVRAVSPQITEDRILTADFAAAEALIRSGKLAAAARN, encoded by the coding sequence ATGAAAGCTCTTCATCTTACTGGCAATACTCTTACCCTCGACGAAGTGCGCGAGGTCGTTTACGAACAACGTCCTGTGTTGCTGGATTCCGATGCGCGCGCCGCGGTAGATCGCGCTCGCGCTGTGATCGAAGATGTCGTCGCCAACGATCGCCTCGCGTATGCAGTGACGACGGGTGTCGGCAAGTTGAGCGATGTCCGCATTCCTCCCGCAGAAAATCGCACCCTGCAACTCAACTTGATGCGCTCCCATGCCGTGGGTGTGGGCGATCCACTCAGCGAGCAGGTCAGCCGCGCCATGATGCTGCTGCGCGCCAACTCGCTTTGCAAAGGATGGTCAGGCGTACGTGGCCTGGTAATTGACACGCTCTGCGAGATGCTCAACCGCGGGGTGCATCCTGTGATTCCATCGCAGGGAAGCGTCGGCGCCAGCGGCGATCTCGCTCCTCTCGCGCACCAGGGGCTGGTGCTAATCGGCGAAGGCGAAGCCTTCTATCAAGGCAAACGTGTCAGCGGCGCAGAAGCGCTGCGCGCAGCAGGGATTAAGCCGATCACCCTCGAAGCCAAGGAAACGATCTCGCTGATCAACGGCACCCAGGCGATGCTTGCAGTCGGCCTGCTAGCAGTGCTCGACGCCGAAATTCTTGCCGAGACCGCCGATGCAGTCGGCGCGCTTGCCCTCGATGTACTGCAGGGAACTGACGCTGCGTTCGACGAGCGCATCCATAAAGCTCGCCCGCACTCCGGACAGATCCAAGTCGCGGCGAACCTGCGCCGCCTGCTCGCCGGCAGCCAGATTCACGAATCGCACAAAGACTGTGCCCGCGTGCAGGATGCCTACTCGCTGCGCTGCATGCCGCAAGTGCACGGCGCCGTGCGCGACACCATCCACTATTGCCGCTCCGTCTTCGAAGTCGAGATGAACTCCGCGGTGGACAATCCTCTGGTATTTCCAGAGCCGAAGAAGGTCGGCGAGCGCTCCGACGCGCCCGTCCATGGCGACATCATTTCCGGCGGCAACTTCCACGGTGAGCCGGTAGCGTTCGCGCTCGATTTCCTCGCGATCGCCTTGAGCGCGCTTGCCGGAATCTCCGAGCGCCGCATCGAGCGCCTGGTGAACCCGGCGCTGAGTGAAGGGCTGCCCGCCTTCCTCGCTCCCGGCGCAGGACTCAATTCCGGCTTCATGATGCCGCAGGTCACGGCCGCCGCTCTGGTCAGCGAGAACAAGGTGCTCTCACATCCGGCGTCGGTGGACTCGATCACCACTTCGGGCAATAAAGAAGATTTCGTCTCGATGGGAATGACGGCTGCGCTGAAACTGCAGCGCATCGTCCAGAACACGCGCAATGTTATGGCGATCGAAGCGCTAGCGGCCGCGCAGGCGCTCGACTTCAAAGCCCCGCTGAAAACAACGAAGCTCCTGCAGAAGGTTCATGCTGCGGTTCGCGCGGTTTCACCGCAGATCACCGAAGACCGCATTCTCACGGCGGATTTCGCAGCGGCGGAAGCGCTGATCCGAAGTGGAAAGCTCGCAGCGGCGGCGCGCAATTAG
- a CDS encoding HDIG domain-containing metalloprotein: MMTRESAWELLTEFTQSESLRKHALAVESCVRAYARKFGEDENKWGIVGLIHDFDYEKYPTAEEHPFKGNAILAERGWPEDVRRAIMSHAEYSGVKRESQLEKTLFACDELAGFITATALVKPNKSLAEVEAKGVRKKMKDKAFARSVNRDDIVNGAAELGVELEEHIGFCIEAMKGIAKELGLEGVQPQA, encoded by the coding sequence ATGATGACACGCGAATCTGCCTGGGAATTGTTGACCGAGTTCACGCAATCGGAGAGCCTGCGCAAGCACGCGCTCGCCGTGGAATCTTGCGTTCGCGCTTATGCGCGCAAGTTTGGGGAGGACGAAAACAAGTGGGGGATCGTGGGGCTTATCCACGATTTTGATTACGAGAAATATCCGACCGCGGAGGAGCATCCGTTCAAGGGCAACGCGATTCTGGCGGAACGCGGGTGGCCGGAAGATGTGCGCCGGGCGATTATGTCGCATGCCGAGTACTCCGGCGTGAAGCGCGAGTCGCAACTGGAGAAAACACTGTTCGCTTGCGATGAACTGGCAGGGTTCATTACCGCCACCGCGCTGGTCAAACCGAACAAGTCGCTTGCCGAGGTGGAAGCCAAGGGCGTCCGAAAGAAGATGAAGGACAAGGCCTTTGCGCGCAGCGTGAATCGCGATGACATCGTCAATGGCGCGGCGGAGTTGGGCGTTGAGCTCGAAGAACACATTGGGTTCTGCATCGAGGCGATGAAGGGGATCGCGAAGGAACTTGGCCTCGAAGGCGTGCAGCCGCAGGCATAA
- a CDS encoding helix-turn-helix domain-containing protein, translated as MATTLAPVDSREVVRCDKCTLVQFRTTNNLCRKCRQSLDPEEPEQVIAPPQPAVHVPSHSSHSQLQIAQSIRNLRQRAGLSQRQLALRMQVPRTYVSKIENEKATPTLSSLERLAKALQVTLPDLLTGGQPSREEQVRDLMSDSFLAELMPICQQLNGLQLNSILNQVREITMRPRRTA; from the coding sequence ATGGCCACCACGCTCGCACCTGTTGACTCCAGGGAAGTGGTTCGATGCGATAAATGCACACTCGTCCAGTTCCGTACTACCAACAATCTCTGCCGAAAATGCCGCCAATCGCTTGATCCGGAAGAACCGGAACAGGTCATAGCGCCGCCGCAACCCGCAGTCCACGTACCGTCCCACAGTTCCCATTCGCAGTTGCAGATTGCCCAATCCATCCGCAACCTGCGTCAACGTGCCGGACTCAGCCAGCGCCAACTCGCCCTGCGCATGCAGGTGCCGCGTACGTACGTCTCGAAGATCGAGAACGAAAAGGCCACGCCGACACTTTCATCGCTCGAGCGCCTTGCCAAAGCACTGCAGGTGACCCTGCCCGATCTATTGACGGGCGGCCAGCCGAGCCGTGAAGAGCAGGTGCGCGACCTGATGAGCGATTCGTTCCTCGCCGAACTCATGCCGATTTGCCAGCAGTTGAACGGCCTGCAACTCAACAGCATTCTGAACCAGGTGCGCGAAATCACCATGCGGCCCAGAAGGACCGCGTAG
- a CDS encoding TonB-dependent receptor: protein MRLLIVRCLFISALFLASTALLAGDSAPGDPQSSGGNTGAIEGTVADPTGAVIPNATVTIKNPVTGYTAKAATGNDGSYIFRNVPFNNYHVTAEAKGFTAAVADAEVRSGVPFAMNLTLPIAAAATTVDVQGDAGDLVETDPVSHTDVDRGLIDKLPVEGSSSQLSSVITLSTPGITADSNGQFHPLGEHADTSFSLDNQPMTDQQSKVFSNQISTDAIQSMEVISGVAPAEFGDKNSLVVRVATRSGLGLKQPTGSISTTYGSFGTSTTSFNILQGNDKLGNFFSVSGLNSGRFLDTPEFMPLHARGNSQSGFDRADWQAGTADVLHLNLGFTRSWFQIPNSYDQQFAQETPQDQRQEIKSLNVSPGWTHTFNNNTLLATTAWFRQDQVGYYPSDDILADQPATLSQSRRLTNTGIKTDVSYVKGIHNFKAGVQFEHTILGESFGFGLTDPLYNALCVDSSGLPVVAAGVMNPGACAGFSTGYAPNPGFDPNLLPYDLTRSGMLFNFVGHADVKEESIYAQDAITLGKWVLNLGVRGDNYNGISSGHLLQPRLGVAYNVNKTHTVLRASFGRFFETPYNENLVLSSATGAGGLAQGGEAIPIQPGHRTQYDAGLQQAIGKWAVVDAEYFWKFTKNAYDFDTLFNTPLAFPIEWKQAKIDGFSARVTFPTYKGVTAYTVLSHTRARFFPPENGGLIFNSDLSTTPFRIDHDQAFGASTNVQYQPKKDAPWISFTWRYDSGEVAGAIPDFATALTLTGDEQAQMGLFCGDVFAAPGAPIRSCAAGIGATRVVIPAAGTYDADKNPARIASRNVLDMGIGWDNIFHADRYKTAVSFTVANLTNKDGLYNFLSTFSGTHFIPPRSYTGQVSWHF from the coding sequence GTGCGTCTACTCATAGTTCGTTGCCTATTTATTTCTGCTTTATTCCTCGCCTCAACTGCCCTGCTTGCCGGTGATTCTGCGCCCGGCGATCCACAATCGTCCGGCGGAAATACCGGAGCGATCGAGGGCACGGTTGCCGATCCTACCGGCGCCGTCATTCCGAACGCCACGGTCACGATCAAAAACCCGGTGACCGGCTACACGGCCAAGGCGGCGACCGGCAATGACGGCAGCTACATTTTCCGCAACGTGCCGTTCAACAACTACCACGTGACTGCCGAGGCGAAGGGATTCACCGCGGCTGTTGCCGACGCGGAGGTTCGCTCCGGCGTACCGTTTGCGATGAATCTGACGTTGCCGATCGCTGCGGCGGCCACGACGGTCGACGTGCAGGGCGATGCCGGTGACCTGGTTGAGACCGATCCTGTCTCGCACACCGATGTCGATCGCGGACTGATCGACAAGTTGCCGGTAGAAGGCTCGTCGTCACAGCTCAGCTCGGTCATCACGCTGTCTACGCCGGGCATTACTGCCGACTCGAACGGCCAGTTCCATCCGCTGGGCGAGCACGCAGACACCTCGTTCTCGCTCGACAACCAGCCGATGACGGACCAGCAGAGCAAGGTCTTCTCTAACCAGATTTCGACCGATGCGATTCAGTCCATGGAAGTAATTTCGGGTGTAGCTCCGGCAGAATTCGGCGATAAGAATTCGCTCGTCGTGCGCGTCGCTACGCGCTCGGGTCTTGGCCTGAAGCAGCCGACGGGTTCGATCTCGACCACGTATGGTTCGTTCGGAACCAGCACCACCTCGTTCAATATCCTGCAAGGCAACGACAAGCTTGGAAACTTCTTCTCTGTTAGCGGACTCAACAGCGGACGCTTTCTCGACACGCCGGAATTCATGCCGCTGCACGCGCGCGGGAATTCGCAGAGTGGTTTCGATCGCGCCGATTGGCAGGCAGGCACCGCAGATGTGCTGCATCTGAATCTTGGCTTCACGCGCTCGTGGTTCCAGATCCCGAACAGCTACGATCAGCAGTTCGCGCAGGAGACGCCGCAGGACCAGCGCCAGGAGATCAAGAGCCTGAACGTTTCTCCGGGCTGGACCCACACTTTCAACAACAACACATTGCTCGCGACCACGGCATGGTTCCGCCAGGACCAGGTTGGCTACTACCCGAGCGACGATATCCTCGCGGATCAGCCGGCAACGCTGAGCCAGTCGCGACGGCTGACGAATACCGGCATCAAAACCGATGTTTCGTATGTGAAGGGCATTCACAACTTCAAAGCTGGGGTGCAGTTCGAGCACACGATTCTCGGTGAGAGCTTCGGCTTTGGTTTGACCGATCCGCTTTACAACGCGCTTTGCGTGGATTCGTCAGGCTTGCCGGTGGTGGCAGCGGGAGTCATGAATCCGGGGGCGTGCGCGGGCTTCTCGACCGGCTACGCTCCGAATCCTGGCTTCGATCCGAACTTGCTTCCCTATGATCTGACGCGCAGCGGAATGCTGTTTAACTTCGTCGGACACGCCGATGTGAAGGAAGAGTCCATCTACGCGCAGGACGCCATCACGCTTGGCAAGTGGGTGCTGAACCTCGGCGTTCGCGGCGACAACTACAACGGCATTTCGTCGGGCCACTTGCTGCAGCCGCGACTCGGCGTCGCGTACAACGTCAACAAGACGCACACCGTTTTGCGGGCATCGTTTGGGCGCTTCTTTGAAACGCCCTACAACGAGAATCTGGTGCTGAGCAGCGCAACCGGGGCGGGCGGCCTTGCACAAGGCGGCGAAGCGATTCCGATCCAGCCAGGCCATCGCACGCAATACGACGCTGGATTGCAACAGGCAATCGGCAAGTGGGCCGTGGTGGACGCGGAGTACTTCTGGAAGTTCACCAAGAACGCCTACGACTTCGACACGCTCTTCAACACGCCGCTGGCGTTCCCGATCGAGTGGAAGCAGGCGAAGATTGACGGCTTCTCCGCGCGCGTCACCTTCCCGACGTACAAAGGCGTGACCGCGTACACCGTGCTCAGCCACACCCGGGCGCGATTCTTCCCGCCGGAGAACGGCGGCTTGATCTTCAATTCCGATCTGAGCACCACGCCGTTCCGGATTGACCACGACCAGGCGTTCGGCGCTTCAACCAACGTTCAATACCAGCCGAAAAAAGACGCGCCGTGGATCTCCTTCACCTGGCGCTATGACAGTGGCGAGGTTGCGGGTGCGATTCCGGATTTCGCGACCGCACTGACGCTTACCGGCGACGAGCAGGCGCAGATGGGGCTCTTCTGTGGCGACGTCTTTGCGGCTCCGGGAGCGCCGATTCGTTCGTGCGCTGCGGGCATCGGCGCAACGCGGGTGGTGATTCCGGCGGCTGGAACCTATGACGCGGACAAGAACCCGGCGCGCATCGCATCGCGCAACGTCCTCGACATGGGGATTGGCTGGGACAATATCTTCCACGCCGACCGTTATAAAACTGCGGTCAGTTTCACCGTTGCGAACCTGACGAACAAAGACGGGCTGTACAACTTCCTGTCCACATTCAGCGGGACACACTTCATCCCGCCGCGGTCGTACACGGGACAGGTGAGCTGGCACTTCTAA
- a CDS encoding isoprenyl transferase, which translates to MRASIPAGLSHKEAELYSRLDPARFPRHIAIIMDGNGRWAKRRHLPRIAGHRSGVFAVRNTVQCASRIGIPAMTLYAFSVENWLRRPKTEVSFLMGLLRRYLKIEMSSFHENNVRVQFIGRWRELPVEVQERMDWAIEETANNTGLTLTFAINYGGRSEIVDAVKSMINAARRNGGLNHLDINEESIDQHMYTSQLPELDLLIRTSGEMRLSNFLLWQAAYSEIYVTETLWPDFSGVKLLEAIAEFQKRERRFGGIESIHPATVHSA; encoded by the coding sequence GTGCGAGCATCCATTCCTGCCGGGCTGAGCCACAAGGAAGCGGAGCTTTATTCCCGCCTTGATCCAGCTAGGTTCCCCCGGCACATCGCGATCATCATGGACGGTAACGGCCGCTGGGCCAAGCGCCGACATTTGCCGCGCATCGCCGGGCACCGCTCGGGTGTCTTCGCCGTCCGCAACACGGTGCAGTGCGCGTCGCGCATCGGCATCCCCGCAATGACCTTGTATGCCTTCTCGGTCGAGAACTGGCTGCGCCGCCCCAAGACCGAAGTCTCGTTCCTGATGGGCCTGCTGCGCCGTTATCTCAAGATTGAAATGTCGTCGTTCCACGAGAACAACGTCCGCGTGCAGTTCATTGGACGCTGGCGCGAATTGCCCGTCGAAGTGCAGGAGCGCATGGACTGGGCGATCGAGGAGACCGCGAACAACACCGGCCTCACCCTGACCTTCGCCATCAACTACGGCGGCCGCTCCGAAATTGTGGATGCCGTGAAGTCGATGATCAACGCCGCGCGTCGCAACGGCGGGTTGAACCACCTCGACATCAACGAAGAGTCCATCGACCAGCACATGTACACCAGCCAGTTGCCGGAACTCGACCTCCTCATTCGCACCAGCGGCGAAATGCGCTTGAGCAACTTCCTGCTCTGGCAAGCCGCGTACTCCGAAATCTACGTCACTGAAACCCTCTGGCCCGACTTCAGCGGCGTCAAGCTGCTAGAAGCCATCGCCGAGTTCCAGAAACGCGAACGCCGCTTCGGCGGCATCGAAAGCATCCATCCCGCGACGGTCCACTCCGCGTAA
- a CDS encoding phosphatidate cytidylyltransferase, which yields MKRIVTALVLIPLVLLAVFKAPSWLFTLLVCAVALLALKEYLDLVEAYGVKPIRWLTYFYVVMLFIASILATFPFTHYDSIDTPLLAVRVPAMFATLLYLFSPFFFMAFAMRQEPLSKAFPSAAMSSIGPLYVGLPMFALTLLQDLGWYPVIFTFFAVWAGDTVAMYTGKAIGKHKMSPRISPNKTWEGAVGSVVGSVLACWVLTTFAPGINHALHLQGGMTFYTPLSADELQRYVPGLLHGWKIPVVAVVLNIAAQLGDLVESLIKRGANVKDSGTMLPGHGGILDRIDALLFAAPVALVLFEFVR from the coding sequence ATGAAGCGCATCGTCACCGCTCTCGTCCTGATCCCGTTAGTTCTGCTCGCCGTCTTCAAAGCTCCAAGCTGGCTGTTCACGCTGCTCGTCTGTGCGGTAGCGCTGCTGGCGCTCAAAGAGTATTTAGATTTGGTGGAAGCGTATGGGGTTAAGCCGATACGCTGGCTTACGTATTTCTACGTGGTCATGCTGTTCATCGCGTCTATTTTGGCGACGTTCCCGTTCACTCACTACGATTCAATCGACACGCCGTTGCTTGCAGTTCGAGTTCCGGCAATGTTTGCGACCCTTCTGTATCTCTTCTCGCCATTCTTCTTCATGGCCTTCGCCATGCGGCAGGAGCCATTGTCGAAGGCATTTCCCAGTGCGGCAATGTCAAGCATAGGACCGCTATACGTGGGCTTGCCGATGTTCGCGCTTACACTGTTGCAGGACCTTGGCTGGTACCCCGTCATTTTCACTTTCTTTGCGGTTTGGGCCGGCGATACAGTCGCAATGTACACGGGGAAGGCGATCGGAAAACACAAGATGTCGCCCCGCATCAGCCCCAACAAGACATGGGAGGGTGCAGTCGGCTCGGTTGTCGGAAGTGTGCTCGCGTGTTGGGTGCTGACAACCTTCGCACCTGGGATCAATCACGCATTGCATCTCCAAGGCGGAATGACGTTCTACACGCCGCTTAGCGCTGACGAACTGCAACGTTACGTGCCCGGTTTATTGCACGGTTGGAAAATTCCTGTCGTTGCTGTGGTCCTCAACATCGCCGCTCAACTCGGCGATCTAGTGGAGTCGCTAATCAAGCGCGGCGCAAACGTGAAAGACTCCGGCACCATGCTCCCCGGTCACGGCGGCATCCTCGATCGCATCGACGCCCTCCTCTTCGCCGCCCCCGTCGCCCTGGTGCTCTTCGAATTCGTCCGCTAA